The Cellulomonas wangleii genome includes a region encoding these proteins:
- a CDS encoding GOLPH3/VPS74 family protein → MLMAEDVLLLLTDDTTGRSLVDGTRRDIAVAGAVIAELAAAGRLEAVTAGGVLRRTTLQVVPGPAVGDDVLDEALARVGAGNGSPAAVLDRIRKGLRERLYARLVERGVLRAQEGRVLGIFPTSSWPAVDGLHEAEVRRGLHEVLVAGRAPTPHEASVVALLSAVDALPKVLPGTGLPNRELRARGKRVAEGDVGGEAARKAWEAVQATAAAAGAATAVAASS, encoded by the coding sequence ATGCTCATGGCCGAGGACGTCCTGCTGCTGCTCACCGACGACACCACCGGGAGGTCGCTGGTCGACGGGACCCGCCGCGACATCGCCGTGGCGGGCGCGGTGATCGCGGAGCTCGCGGCCGCCGGGCGGCTGGAGGCCGTGACCGCCGGCGGCGTGCTGCGCCGCACGACGCTGCAGGTCGTCCCCGGGCCCGCGGTCGGGGACGACGTCCTCGACGAGGCCCTTGCGCGCGTCGGCGCCGGCAACGGGTCGCCGGCCGCGGTGCTCGACCGGATCCGCAAGGGCCTGCGGGAGCGGCTCTACGCGCGGCTCGTCGAGCGCGGCGTGCTGCGGGCGCAGGAGGGGCGGGTCCTCGGGATCTTCCCGACGTCCTCGTGGCCGGCGGTCGACGGGCTGCACGAGGCGGAGGTCCGCCGCGGGCTGCACGAGGTGCTGGTGGCGGGACGTGCGCCCACCCCGCACGAGGCGTCCGTCGTGGCGCTGCTCTCGGCGGTCGACGCCCTGCCCAAGGTGCTGCCGGGCACCGGCCTGCCGAACCGCGAGCTGCGCGCCCGGGGCAAGCGGGTCGCCGAGGGCGACGTCGGCGGCGAGGCGGCGCGCAAGGCGTGGGAGGCCGTCCAGGCGACGGCGGCCGCCGCTGGTGCCGCGACGGCGGTGGCCGCCAGCTCGTGA